Part of the Anticarsia gemmatalis isolate Benzon Research Colony breed Stoneville strain chromosome 14, ilAntGemm2 primary, whole genome shotgun sequence genome, CCAAGTTAGCTGTATAAATGGCAAGAAATACCACTGCGAACATCGCCCACATGTTCGTCATAAACCGCGCTGTGAACCCTCTAGGAGAATCTACGTGGACTGACGCCTgcaaaagaaattattttaaacatggAGTAAATTGCAAAACtggtaagtaaaaataaaggtTATCACTGcatcttttttttctttctcgCGTCCAATAAAGTAGAAGCACTATTGTAACCGTACCGGACACGTGCGCTTCAATGATAAATTTATGATAACTGCAATTATTTCATTGATATCTTACCTGAAAAAGAACTGCCCAGACAATCCAATAAGTTCGACAAAGAGAAAACCGGTTTTGTGGAACCCGTTTTGAATTATTTCCAGTAGAGCAGTCAAATCCACTGGGTGACAACCACTCAAAGAAGAATATTGAGAAGGTCGCAGCTTGTATCGCGACAGCACCCACGAGCATCCACGACGCAGTATCAAAAGGTTCTAAGAAAGCTGTGGGGGAGATAATACCCGTCCGTTTTGCCACCACTATGGCGACACCCGTTTCCATGAAGGGTACACTAAAATCCACCACAGCTTCTCTGTctgaatttataattaaagatgTTAGTACCTGAAaatgagataataatatgacctAATAACTACTTGCTAAGAAAGTAAGATAGAATCAAGTAACCTGGACATTCTGATGTGGGTAGctggtattataataatatgttagcaCTTAAAGCAAAAGCGAATGCAAATTATAGTTACATTTATCGAGATAAGAAGAAAAATTGGTAAGATGTCTACTAAGAGGGTCTACAAGAAATTCgattgtacaaaataatgatattactGGTCAAACTAACAACTACTCACCTACAGAAAGTTGGAGGGAATGGATAGAAGGAAGTTGTTTTACTGGGTAGGTTTTTTAAGagatacaaaacaaattatctGAGTCATTGCTTACCATATCAGTTTTTTTGTTGACCAAATCTGCTATAAGTCCATTCCACTTGCCATGGTGGAGAGTGCCCCACCTTCCATCTTCAACGCGCACAAGCTCGTAAGTGAACCCGAGCTGCTCTGCCAGTTGTTGCAGTAAGTCTATGCAGAATCCACTGCAACACTGGTACAGTGAACTGTTCCCATGTGCCGCGCCAGCCTCCAAACTAAACATACATACGAGGTTTACTAAAGCATACTTTTAAAGGTTTGAAGTCGAACGTAAAAGCCAGTTTGAGATAACCagaacattaaattatattagtgcAAAGGATTTTGTATTGCATGCTTTTGATACCATGATACGtggatttacaaaaaaagactCTTCAAGACAAGTGAGCTGCACAAAAACACAGTAGAAACTACTGATTGGGTGAGGAACGTGAATAAATGGAGACTTACCCGGCAACTTCTACTTCGGGCGCCACACGACATATCACCCCCCGGTCTAGTGAACATCGTCCGCTAACCGGATCCGGTGGCGCTAAATTTATGTATGGAGGCTCTTCCAAAAAGGTAATACGCATATGAAATTTTTCCGGCACTCCCTGTGGCGGAGTGTGTAATCCTCCCGGCCACACAATGTCTTTAATTATGAGCCTCTCCCGCGGATAAGAATTCCATGTGCCTATTTCTTCCCACACCAACTGTAAaccatgaaaaatatttattgcgaaCATTCTGGAAACCCGTCTAAGATAGGCAAACGAGTCAAAGATTGATGTCTATATTGTTTTCCATGAATGTAGTTTTAATCCAAAGCAAATGCCAACAGCctacttaaaatatacaaatcaattaattacaaatttgCACATACCTGTTCACCTATAGCAGGTCTGAGATTCATAATTTTTAGTTCTGCCGCTTTTAGTTCACCATCGGGTGTGAACTCTATACTTGGTCGACCCGTTTCTCCGTCTACACTTACATTACGAAGGTGTCGGTAGAACCTCTCTCCAGTCGACCATCGCGCTTCACCCGCCACTGCACCACTACAAGATAGCCGTGTACCGAGGGGGTAGCGAATATTTTCCGGCTCCGATATATACGACTCGACGCCGTATGCGAATACTTTTACTGCGGTAGCAATTTCCGCTATTAATGATGAACTTGATGTATCAAAATGTACACCTAAAAGAGaattttaaaatcagtttaCAGAGAATTTTGGAGATGTCTAGCAGGCAGCATTCACTCTCGAAATTATGTCGCATTCAAGTTACAGACCTAACATTCCAACCGGAAATTTATTCGGTTGTTGGAGTGAACCGAGAACACTTTGTGTGACTATCCAAACGAAATTCTCGCCAGTAAGATGTAAATCCCCAGCTGCAGAAAGAATATCCGCCGCCTCTTCGCGTGTTGCGTATAGCAACATCACGCGCGCTTCACTGGTCACCAACTCGTTGAGATCAGATGACCGTTTTACCACAATGGCATTTAAAATTGTGAATTTGAATCGGTCctgcaaaattaaaaataaactgtattatttatttcaaacaacttAAAAAGATAATGGgcagtatgaaataaaatggtAGAGATAtgtcattttaataaacaatgtagGTATTCCTTTCTGCTATAGTAAACAATCTGAAATATTTCTACGTTGTTACATAACTTGAGTACATATGCATCGGGTTTTCAAGTAGGTAAGTATAGTGCAGGAGCTAAGAAGACTTGCGAATAGGTACATGAGAATAGAGATAAAATTAAAGCATGCGAAGTGCAAGCAGTTTAAATAATACATGTAGTAGGtacttgtatattatattagtattaaataaaataataacctttTATACTTCGTTTCCTGATTTCCTTTTTATGGAACTAGCGCGAAGAGACATGAATTAAGGCGATTAACTAAACATTGCTTCCATTTTTCTTTTCTGagttttaatttgaatgttataaaattaaatacttctaTGCAGATTATTCTTTAATGAACGTTAACGATaatttattaggtacctataccGAACAGGTATGTACCTACCATTATTGAGGTAGAGCGGTTGTGCTCGTCGATATTGTATCATTTTTCTCAGAAGGTTTGAAGCACACCCTGTGGTGCTTCAAACCTTCTCCATATCGGCATAAAacgcttataaatatttttgacaagaaTGTTGATATTTAACACATTGCAAgtaaattaacacaaaaatagtatttcttaaaatatattttgtattgtgcaTAATTTGAATACATACTTGAAGGGCAATAACTCTTTCACGCACGGCCTGTATAAAATCATCATGACCCGCTATCGCTGAAGTAACAACACTGAATTGATGCCACTTGTAACGTTCTAGTATGGATAACATGGCAGCCGTTTGGTGTTCAATAGACGGAGCCAATTGAAGACGCAACGATGCATGTGACGCTCGCTTTTCGAGGCCACTGTTGTCTGCGTTCCACGCTATGACCTATGGATAATTTTCATTATCGGcttaaaatatctcaaaaaatatGTCACTGTGTCATTTAAGTtcagattaattttatttcaataaacatgcTAGGATATAAATGTTTTACCGGTATGCCAAGATAGCCGGCGAGTTGTAGAAAATACTGTGCAGAGGCAGTAGAGCGCCCGTATTGTTCATGATTCATAAGATAAAGGATAGCAGACACATTGACTGCTAGAAATTCTTTACATAGTGAATCCAGGATAGCTGAAAGCGTTCAGAAATTAGTTAACAAGATACGACAGCGTTCGCAATGACGCGTGTCAGTCTAAAGATAGATAATGAAATAATGACAAGGCACAAAATTCAGAATTCACTTACACATAGGACTAGGCGTCAAGCCTTGCGTAGAAAGCGTTATGTTTAGGCGCACGTGCGAAAAGAGTTTGAGTTTGCGCGGCAATTTGGAAAGTGCTGCCTTCTCGGCCTTAGTGTAATCGCGCGTGCCGAAGGCTTTATGTGGCACGACAAGCGCCGCCGTGATCGAAGAGGGCTGCCTCGGCAGCGGCGGCGCGGGCGAGGTGCGCGGGCGCCGCAGTCCGTCGATGCCGACGcgcacgccgccgccgcgcccgccgtcGCGCGCGCCCccgccggcgccgccgccgcccaccTTGATGCCGCTGCCGcgctccgccgccgccgccgtcgccgccgccgccagcgctCCCAGCGCCGCCAGCGTCATCAGCGCTGTGCGCGTCTGCATCTCCACTCTTGATGCTGTATCAACAAGCACATTTAGCtacatatttcaaattcaaatacgCTTTTATAATAAGAAGTTTGTTTAAGAACgttttgacctaaataaaacataggcacagttttttttaaacatttgataCCTATTCATTTAACATgaacattaacatttaattttaacgtttggcgcagtggttaacgcgGTCATCATCTCGCCTTCCGCCGCCGAGGGTTCGAATCACACCCGGGCCAAATATCAAATagttatttgtgtgatgagcatgagtagaGTAGAACCTATCTGTTCTGTgcctagtttttaaattatccaTACAAGTgaatatgtattagaaatatacaCGTCATAGTATGTAGACATATgcgtatgtttatcagttatttggttacttatagtacaagctctacttaatTTGGAATTAgctgaccgtgtgtgagttgtccaataatatcagtttatatatatttttttaatatgatggGCGTATTTACAGTGCGTAGgtaaatacctacctaactaTGTTGTTTAGATCCTACCTAAGTATGCAGGTAGGTACTATCTAGGTAAGAATTGATAAAGAAATAAAGCACTTTACTTAGCTGCCGCCAAATTTTCCGATAGGGACATATCAAAGAAAACAGTAAACTTGATAATTTCGAACCCTAGCTAGGTAGTACTAGGTACATATCTTTGTTATATAGATACGTGTCCTACttagatttaattaataacgAATTTGATCATATagtagttataaatattaaagtaggtaggtaggtataggtataTCTGCTACGTGCCTTcttttaatatcaaattcaaTGGCAATACAATACGATCAAAATCAAATGATGGCAGTGATTGCTTCGTTAAGCGCCGCTGTTTTTAGTTCTGTTttgtgttgtgtattttttgtttactacaataattgaaggcatgcaaagtccccaacccgcaattggccagcgtggtggaatcgAGGCCTAATCCTCCTTCGTTCGGGTCGGGTGGAGAGACTGGAGACCCTTTCCTAGCCTGTATATTAAAATGCGTTGCTTATccttagaaaatttatttttgtctcaGCCGAAGCAGTTCTTGTTGTTTGTCACCTTATGTAGGTATGATCACCACCAATCAAACATGACAGTATCATCGATGCAGGCAAAGTTACAAGTTAGTGAGTACCTACTTATGAATAACCACATGAGAAGTacgactttttgaataaaaaaaagtcaaaatccaaacaaacacttaaaaaaatacacgcaCAATAAATTCTGTCTCATTTTTTGaagttaggtaggtaggtacctacctagttaaaAATACCAACATAGGTACCATCCGagtttacaattaattataggTCGGAAAGTACCTAacttataggtacctactatttcGTTTCCTACGAATAACTATGTGTTAAAAGGTTGGTATGCAGTGAGTAAATAGTATGGAGGGAAATCACATGCAAAGAATTTAAAATGCCCACATACGTCGGGGATGGAACTCACTAAAATTATTGCTATAACGCAAGCATAGGTACTTATTACAAACTCAACATtactagtaggtaggtattaacaTCTTGCATTTTCTTAAACGCGTATAAATCACTGCCTAAAAAATGCTTGTCTTAACTGTGCAGTAAAATTATTCTGATACAGATTACCTACTCACTAATCagttaagtaggtaaataatatctatttaaatcATTTCAACTCTGGAACGACGATTGTTAGGTATTACAATATGCTTTTTATTACGTATATTAGTTACACACCTAGGTGCCTATGGCCGAATTAGGATTGCAATAGGTACACTACGATGATATCCCAGCTCATAAATCCACAAATTCTTACATAGCTAGGGTAgttataggtacctaatacTCGTACTGTCATACAGTAGGCACTATGTCTACTATTATCTACCCTATGCCGATACACAGCTCTTATGAACACATTATTGTCAAACTGTCTTCATCTAGCTAGGTACTTACTTATGTAGGTACTCCTTATTTGCATTACATTATGTCTAAAGTCTATAGTAAAAGTAGTTACTGTTATGGTAGGTAAGTCATATTTTATTGCCTTGCAGTAGCTAGAGCGGAATTTCAAGTTAGGACCCTGCCATCCAATTTTCCATCAACATTACCGAGGCAGGAGGAAAAGATAGGTGTTCGGATTGGAATACCtcgatttaaaacaataaacgatTTAAGTTGCACTGATCTGTTGTGATTAGCAATGAATGCACATGAGTATAGCAGTTTCAGCTATCAGTTAACAAAATATAGATATGTACCTATAAGCGCGTTAATCGGCGATGGTGACAGTGGCAGCGGCGGCCGCACGGCAAGGCGCGTGCTACTATCCACATAAACTTAGGAGGCGGCGCGGGCCAACATGGGGTCGATCTAGGACGGACAGTGGCGCGGCACCGCGCCGCCTGCAACACGAGCTGTGTGCCACGCGTGTTTACGTAAGCGCCACGCCCCGAGCCACGCTCCGGCTGTTTGGGGCGCGGCGCGAAGCGCGAAGCACCTCCAGACGCCGAGCGCCGACTGACGCGCCCTCACCCCGCGCGCGCCTTCTGACCTCGCGCCTGCGCCAGCTACTTACAATATCCACGCCTCCCGAAGTCCCGAATCCTGTTACATAATACCATTAACAATTATTCAAGGATCCCTGTTATCGGGCAGCACAGATCGACTTGATAATAATGCCTCCAAGATTTTATTAGGACAACTACTAGCTGTGctacttacctacctacttatttcataaaactgAAATGTACTTAAAGCTAAAACCTAGtagatatagatatatttaattatttacaaattcaaaCATTATTCTTTAGGGAACAATAAGtgtatgtacctacttgtaCTTACATACCTACCCACCTGCTTATTTTCAATAATCTTATTACCTATTTGGCGTGGTTCTTGGTAGCAAGTAGATACCTATGGTATTCCTCATAACGACCCATCCTGCAGTTCAAATAAATCAATCGAGGTACCTACATACCATTAGATACTACGACGCGACTAAGGACATATAAAAGGCTTGGACAGATTCTAAAATTATGGAATTCAACTGAATAGATTGGTTGATTTAAACTATTTACGTACCTACTAAtaagcaatataataatatgctaattATGCATTATTGAAAACAACAGATGTacctataaattttaattaaaattggaaACGGATTCATTGAGATACAAATATGCTTTCCTTTCTGTATGTGTTTATGTACTAATGGACCCAGAGATGTGCCAGTGCATGCTTTCTACACAGGTGATAATGATAAGTTACTATGAAGTAGGGGTCATCGGGGCTTTGGCCGTTCACCTACGTGTCAGATCTGTGAAGACTCGGACTGCTGGAAATGGTGACACTTGCTTAGCAGCTCATCATTCTTTCTTACGtatttgtgtaaaatcgtgCACTGGCAAATTTTCAGCTATTATTAAACGAAGGGTGACGATCCCAGGTTCTGTCTAAAAGGTCGTTCACAGAAATCAGTGAGAATCAAAGTGTTTCCCGCTATACCTACCGAATGGTAATGAAATTATATGCCATGTACGGAaactacattaaatattgaagaCATGAAATTACTGCATTTTgcctagtaggtacctacctacttataattattattaaagaataaataaaactactacctgctgtaattttttttaaggcGTAAGTGAAATTGTATGATCAAAAAGTTTTTAGATGTCATGTTAGTTCAACTTTATACCCAaattagcataataataatatgtcactACCTAATAGGCACCTTTTTAATTCTTGCTCAGCTATTTAGTTTCCACTGTAAgaaggtaggtacctagttatCTAAGTAAATGTAAGCTAAGCACAAAATTAACGTAGGTATGAAATGTAGtgaattaatttaaaccaaAAGTAATACTTGCATCTTACAATATGATTTTAAGGATAGGTATGTCAGTTTAGTTAGGTCCTGATTATATTCCTAAGTTATGGAGGTTCAAGCTAAGGACGATAACATACGTACCTGCTATGAATTACGTTCTTCTCGCAGAGTATCGGTACTCAAAGTACGACCAGACTTGTAAGACCTTAACAACTATTTggtattaacataaaaaatatacagcctTGGACATAGGTTCCCAAAAAGTCAGTCAAATCCAGAAAAGCATTGAAATttattaactgaataatttaaatgcCAAATTAAGcataacgtatatttttaaagacaatccttacacttaatttgctttaaaaaagCCATTTGAGCCTGCTTAGGCCCGCTAACAGATACAAAATGCGTACCtgcaactaaaaatatttttcgagcagaaatcgaacccacgattaATCCAGTCCTACCGCAAAATCTGCTACGAAAGTTTTGCACTTGTCGCTGTCTACCTTCCCGGCAAACTTTCctgtgtataaatattaatggaaaatagaccataattatttacatactacCTGAGCTTTGAATTATCTCGCTTTTAAATCCGGCTACGGCGGCCGGTTTTGTTGAAACCAGCCTACaatgtaaaactttattttaattgttgaaaaatgtgtgcacaatacacaggtacactctccaTCCCGTCACTGTGTAATAGAAAAATTCAGGAAAACATTTTTGGTCCGACCCCGGATTCGAATCTGAAACCTCTGCGCGGCAGTTAGCACGCTTAGCATACAGCTGCCAGCTGTGCTATAGAGACCGTCAGCCTATAATAACACAGCATCAGAAAAAGAGGAAAGGCAATGAAAGCTATCTATGacataaataatgatacatGAGCGTCATTACTCGTGccttgataaaataataacgatTGAACAGATTGTTTGCGTTGATCAGCCTTAAAACGTTGTCGTACGTCAAAACGTACAAATCTAACcattaggtataaaataaatgatctgTCTGCCTGGCAAGACCCAAAGCAAAAGGCGAAGATATcgagttgaaataaaaaaacatataactCTACAGTCCTATAAGGCTTTGAGTAAAAtgacaattttaataagtataaatagtTAGTTGAAATGGCCGTTTATGCCATAAAAAACGGCACATCAATCagggaaaataaaattatctgctGTAGACAGTTGGGAAAAATTATATCTTTCTACTAAATTACTTACCTCCGTAATAACGAAAGGTGTCGCAAATACACCTATAATAAGCTCTGGTAGCGACATTTTTCTTGGAATTTAGAGTGAACTGATCCTTGGTGCGCATTTTGGATGACGGCCCAGATGCTAACAATCTTTCATCTGATCGGTAAGCCCGAGGTCATACCCTCATAGAGGTCTACCAGGGGAATAAGTTTTATTGCaagaaaaaacatattcatCTAGTCAGTGTAGAGGTCGACCTGAAGCAAATTTGACTAAGAAGAATGACGATACCATTTAATCAAAGTCAATCGATGTGAAGGCAGCAGCCGCTTCCATCACAGTGCCGTCAAAAACAAGCCTGGGAGTAGCAGAAGTAAATAATCAGCTCATTTACTTAGCTAGTTCTGAAGCAATATGACCATTACAATGGATAAGAAAGGAGCAACCATCTACCATAATACATTTGCAGTATTAATGTGTTTTGCAGCAGTAATTTAAGctgtaatatacttattaagaCAGACAGTTGCCGATTGCTACATTACCTTCTAATTAAAGAAGAGTAACCATCTTGCAGACTTAGTTATGTGACCAAACAAAAGGTAATGAAtgaatttctataaaatataaaccacaaaacaaaaaatcacatGGAGTTGATGATACCTAATTAATGAGTTATGTGCAACAAGTTTTATCATTAAGCAGtctaaagataattaaaaatgccttaaaattattaaaaatgcaattttgGGATCTATTTCTTTGGTTAATATAGAATTAGCCACAATGGCCATACATGTTTATATAACACGTAAAATAGGTGGAAATAATATCACAGTTTACACAACCACTGTTCGTTGTACAAAAATTGTCTCAATTTTGTAGCTGTAACCGATCATTAACAAATCTGTAAGAGCAACCAAGACCTAGATTACAACTACAAATAGTATTATTTGGTTAATGTTACAAGTCTTTCAATCAAGAAAAtttacacttttataatataccctgtaaaataattttcttcataaCATAATGTTATATCACTGAAAGTACCTAGTACCACTGGTCCCTTTCggttacctatttattttcattgtccAATTTGATAGCATGTCAGAGTTCCGATTTTACAACCATTCTCAAAGTTCACCACAGcacttaaattatttgattcaataaagttcaaaagttcaaacacaattttttattagCAATTATTAGATAAATCAATACATTAGGGATTGGTACAGTTTCATCGTCGATCACGGTATGATCTGTGTGATTCACGTTCGCGACTACGACCTCGAGAACGATCTGAAGTACGCCACAGAAATTCATCCACTGATCGCTCATACGACCTTTTGTCATATACTAACACTGAACGAGGATAATCTGCTAAGTCATAATAACGTGGCGGCGGCGGAGGTGGTGGTGGAGGCAGGCCTTCATATGATGACAGTGCTCCACTAAATCCAGGAGGAGGTACATACGGCAACGGTGGCAACTGATGATGCATAGATCTCATATATTCTGCCACATAAGCTTCAGCAGCTGCAGAGCTGCTGCTGCTATATCCTTCACGGTTACGTCCGAGCCAAGCTGGCAATCGTTCTCGTAAAAATGGTGATGGGGATCGACGTTTAAAGGAACCAGATGATATTCTATTTCTAGGCGACATAAAGATCTTTCTTCTATTTCTGGACGTGTTCAGGCGACTTCTGTAGTTCGAGCCTCTTAAAGACAATGGCGCTCTGTATGTTCTATAGTTGCCACCACTTTTCAAGTATCCTTTCTTAGAGGCCTCCTTAGAC contains:
- the Nmdar2 gene encoding glutamate ionotropic receptor NMDA type subunit 2, which codes for MQTRTALMTLAALGALAAAATAAAAERGSGIKVGGGGAGGGARDGGRGGGVRVGIDGLRRPRTSPAPPLPRQPSSITAALVVPHKAFGTRDYTKAEKAALSKLPRKLKLFSHVRLNITLSTQGLTPSPMSILDSLCKEFLAVNVSAILYLMNHEQYGRSTASAQYFLQLAGYLGIPVIAWNADNSGLEKRASHASLRLQLAPSIEHQTAAMLSILERYKWHQFSVVTSAIAGHDDFIQAVRERVIALQDRFKFTILNAIVVKRSSDLNELVTSEARVMLLYATREEAADILSAAGDLHLTGENFVWIVTQSVLGSLQQPNKFPVGMLGVHFDTSSSSLIAEIATAVKVFAYGVESYISEPENIRYPLGTRLSCSGAVAGEARWSTGERFYRHLRNVSVDGETGRPSIEFTPDGELKAAELKIMNLRPAIGEQLVWEEIGTWNSYPRERLIIKDIVWPGGLHTPPQGVPEKFHMRITFLEEPPYINLAPPDPVSGRCSLDRGVICRVAPEVEVAGLEAGAAHGNSSLYQCCSGFCIDLLQQLAEQLGFTYELVRVEDGRWGTLHHGKWNGLIADLVNKKTDMVLTSLIINSDREAVVDFSVPFMETGVAIVVAKRTGIISPTAFLEPFDTASWMLVGAVAIQAATFSIFFFEWLSPSGFDCSTGNNSKRVPQNRFSLCRTYWIVWAVLFQASVHVDSPRGFTARFMTNMWAMFAVVFLAIYTANLAAFMITREEFHELSGIDDPRISRPLTQRPPLKFGTVPWSHTDATLAKYFSEPHAYMAQYNRSTVSAGVTSVLTGDLDAFIYDGTVLDYLVSQDEDCRLLTVGSWYAMSGYGLAFTRNSKYVSMFNKRLLDLRANGDLERLRRYWMTGTCKPNKQEHKSSDPLALEQFLSAFLLLMAGILLAALLLLLEHVYFRYLRSHLAASSAGSCCALVSLSMGQSLTFHGAVVEAAARGYGGRSHCRSAVCAAQVWRARHERDAAVARARQLAAALAAHGLGAPPRRLASAGALLAGGRPHDATHVRTLRPPADLLPDLDRPLSCGDLRARERTRVEMETVL